From Microcebus murinus isolate Inina chromosome 13, M.murinus_Inina_mat1.0, whole genome shotgun sequence, the proteins below share one genomic window:
- the LOC105864414 gene encoding olfactory receptor 11L1, which produces MQPQNVSTVTEFQLLGFQNLLEWQTLLFAVFLLVYFLTIAGNVVIISAVSQDARLQSPMYTFLKHLSFLEIWYTSTTVPLLLANLLSWGQAISFSACMAQLYFFVFFGATECFLLAAMAYDRYLAICSPLRYSFLMSPDVCTKLVAISWLTGVGTGLLPSLMISKLDFCGPNRINHFFCDLPPLMQLSCSDVYATEMAIFILSVAVLCICFFLTLVSYVLIVSSILRIPSASGRTKTFSTCGSHLAVVTIYYGTMISMYVHPEVHQSPEANKVISVFYTVVTPLLNPVIYSLRNKDFKEAVRKAMRRKCSIYGGRV; this is translated from the coding sequence ATGCAGCCCCAAAATGTGTCCACTGTGACTGAGTTTCAGCTGTTAGGATTCCAGAACCTTCTTGAGTGGCAGACCTTGCTCTTTGCCGTTTTCCTGCTCGTCTACTTCCTCACCATCGCAGGGAATGTTGTCATCATCTCAGCGGTGAGCCAGGACGCGCGACTGCAGTCACCGATGTACACGTTCCTCAAGCATCTCTCGTTTCTGGAGATCTGGTACACATCCACCACTGTGCCTCTTCTCCTGGCCAACCTGCTGTCCTGGGGACAGGCCATCTCCTTCTCCGCCTGTATGGCACAGCTCTACTTCTTTGTGTTCTTCGGGGCCACCGAGTGCTTTCTCCTGGCCGCGATGGCCTATGACCGGTATCTGGCCATCTGCAGCCCGCTCCGCTACTCCTTCCTCATGAGTCCTGACGTCTGCACCAAGCTGGTGGCAATctcctggctgacaggagtcGGCACAGGCCTTCTGCCTTCCCTGATGATTTCTAAGTTGGACTTCTGTGGGCCCAACCGGATCAACCATTTCTTCTGCGATCTGCCTCCACTCATGCAGCTCTCATGTTCTGACGTTTATGCTACCGagatggccatctttatcctgtCAGTTGCTGtgctgtgtatttgtttttttctgacacTGGTGTCCTATGTTCTCATCGTGTCCTCCATATTGAGAATCCCTTCTGCCTCTGGCCGGACGAAGACCTTTTCCACCTGTGGTTCCCATCTGGCTGtcgtcactatctactatgggaCTATGATCTCCATGTATGTGCACCCTGAAGTCCACCAGTCACCTGAAGCCAACAAGGTCATTTCTGTCTTCTACACCGTGGTCACTCCACTGCTGAACCCAGTTATCTACAGCTTGAGGAACAAAGACTTCAAAGAAGCTGTTAGAAAGGCCATGAGAAGGAAGTGTAGTATCTATGGAGGAAGAGTGTGA